The Streptomyces laurentii genome contains a region encoding:
- a CDS encoding hypothetical protein (5'-nucleotidase, C-terminal domain; pfam02872;~identified by MetaGeneAnnotator; putative;~predicted protein [Streptomyces sp. C];~truncated CDS) has product MPLNRRTFLERSAAAGAGVALTGAAVAPAEAAESTAAAAAGGRPHPQKRYAFTVMGSTDLHGNVFNWDYFTDREFDDKARNDVGLAKISTLVNQVRAAKGKENTLLIDAGDTIQGTQLSYYYAKVDPITRAGGPVHPMAVAMNKIGYDAVALGNHEFNYGIPVLRAFQEQCDFPLLGANALDAKTLRPAFAPYSMHKLRTPQGRDVKVAVLGLTNPGIAIWDKANVSGKMVFPGLEEQAAVWVPKLRSMGADVVIVSAHSGTNGTSSWGDQLPYVENAAALVAEQVPGIDAILVGHAHLEIPEYRVVNKQTGREVVLSEPLKWGQRLTVFDFEVVWEKGRWVVEKVGARVLNSNTVPEDPAVTGLLVDEHKKVVAYVNQVIGRSAAAMTTAEAPWKDEPIIDLINVVQAETVREALAGGAYADLPVLSQASCFSRTARIPAGEITIKDAAGLYPFENTLEARLLTGAQLKDYLEYSAKYYVQTAAGAPVDTSKLTNAGDTPDYNYDAVSGLTYDIDIAKPVGQRIVNLSFEGKPLDPAARFVFAVNNYRASGGGAFPHVAGAQQLWANSEEIRNTIIQWVRAKGSIDPAAFASVDWKLTRDGVPVF; this is encoded by the coding sequence ATGCCGCTGAACCGCAGGACGTTCCTGGAGCGCTCGGCCGCCGCCGGAGCCGGTGTGGCCCTCACGGGCGCGGCCGTCGCCCCGGCCGAGGCCGCCGAGTCCACCGCCGCGGCCGCCGCCGGCGGTCGTCCGCACCCGCAGAAGCGGTACGCGTTCACGGTGATGGGCAGCACCGACCTGCACGGGAACGTCTTCAACTGGGACTACTTCACGGACCGGGAGTTCGATGACAAGGCCCGCAACGACGTCGGCCTGGCCAAGATCTCGACGCTGGTGAACCAGGTCCGCGCGGCGAAGGGCAAGGAGAACACCCTGCTCATCGACGCGGGTGACACCATCCAGGGCACCCAGCTGTCGTACTACTACGCGAAGGTCGACCCGATCACCCGGGCGGGCGGCCCGGTCCACCCGATGGCCGTGGCGATGAACAAGATCGGCTACGACGCCGTCGCGCTCGGCAACCACGAGTTCAACTACGGCATCCCGGTGCTGCGGGCGTTCCAGGAGCAGTGCGACTTCCCGCTGCTCGGCGCCAACGCGCTGGACGCGAAGACGCTGCGCCCGGCCTTCGCCCCGTACAGCATGCACAAGCTGCGGACCCCGCAGGGCCGCGACGTGAAGGTCGCGGTGCTCGGTCTGACCAACCCCGGCATCGCGATCTGGGACAAGGCCAACGTCTCCGGCAAGATGGTCTTCCCGGGCCTGGAGGAGCAGGCGGCGGTGTGGGTGCCGAAGCTGCGGTCCATGGGCGCGGACGTGGTGATCGTGTCGGCGCACTCGGGCACGAACGGCACGTCGTCGTGGGGTGACCAGCTGCCGTACGTGGAGAACGCGGCCGCGCTGGTGGCGGAGCAGGTGCCGGGTATCGACGCGATCCTGGTCGGTCACGCGCACCTGGAGATCCCGGAGTACCGGGTCGTCAACAAGCAGACGGGCAGGGAAGTGGTGCTGTCCGAGCCGCTGAAGTGGGGTCAGCGGCTGACGGTGTTCGACTTCGAGGTGGTGTGGGAGAAGGGCCGCTGGGTCGTCGAGAAGGTCGGCGCCCGGGTGCTGAACTCCAACACGGTGCCGGAGGACCCGGCGGTCACCGGTCTGCTGGTGGACGAGCACAAGAAGGTCGTCGCGTACGTCAACCAGGTGATCGGCCGTTCGGCCGCGGCCATGACCACGGCGGAAGCGCCGTGGAAGGACGAGCCGATCATCGATCTGATCAACGTCGTGCAGGCGGAGACGGTGCGCGAGGCGCTGGCCGGCGGCGCGTACGCGGATCTGCCGGTGCTTTCGCAGGCGTCGTGCTTCTCGCGGACCGCGCGGATCCCGGCGGGCGAGATCACCATCAAGGACGCGGCGGGTCTGTACCCGTTCGAGAACACCCTGGAGGCTCGTCTGCTGACGGGTGCCCAGCTGAAGGACTACCTGGAGTACTCGGCGAAGTACTACGTCCAGACGGCGGCGGGCGCGCCCGTCGACACGTCGAAGCTGACGAACGCGGGCGACACCCCGGACTACAACTACGACGCCGTGTCGGGTCTGACGTACGACATCGACATCGCGAAGCCGGTCGGGCAGCGGATCGTGAACCTGTCGTTCGAGGGCAAGCCGCTGGACCCGGCGGCGCGGTTCGTGTTCGCGGTCAACAACTACCGGGCGAGCGGCGGCGGCGCGTTCCCGCACGTGGCCGGCGCCCAGCAGCTGTGGGCGAACTCGGAGGAGATCCGTAACACGATCATCCAGTGGGTGCGGGCCAAGGGGTCGATCGACCCGGCGGCGTTCGCTTCGGTGGACTGGAAGCTGACCCGGGACGGCGTGCCGGTGTTCTGA
- a CDS encoding monooxygenase (Lysine/ornithine N-monooxygenase [Secondary metabolites biosynthesis,transport, and catabolism]; COG3486;~identified by MetaGeneAnnotator; putative;~monooxygenase [Streptomyces griseus subsp. griseus NBRC13350]), with the protein MEYSKLGLEHFTPDYTQYFHALPEPARDTLLPHQWQLHKGIDTDTLAAIHDELYRRTLHGGWPDAVLTPGVQVRTAGRVAGTHLELHLEHLRQGTRSRLATDAVVLATGYRERPLDGLLAGLDPHLRRDTAGRPRVGADYRLVLDDTVTGSVYVQNAERHTHGVGTPDLGLAAWRSAVILNTVTGKEPYPLPRRTAFTTFGLDAREAPSLPAQSRKLTPLTETV; encoded by the coding sequence ATGGAGTACTCCAAGCTCGGCCTCGAACACTTCACCCCCGACTACACCCAGTACTTCCACGCCCTGCCCGAACCCGCCCGCGACACCCTCCTGCCCCACCAATGGCAGCTCCACAAGGGCATCGACACCGACACCCTCGCCGCCATCCACGACGAGCTCTACCGCCGCACCCTGCACGGCGGCTGGCCCGACGCCGTCCTCACCCCCGGCGTCCAGGTCCGCACCGCCGGCCGCGTCGCCGGCACCCACCTCGAACTCCACCTGGAACACCTCCGCCAGGGCACCCGCTCCCGCCTCGCCACCGACGCCGTCGTCCTCGCCACCGGCTACCGCGAACGCCCCCTCGACGGCCTCCTCGCCGGCCTCGACCCCCACCTGCGCCGCGACACCGCCGGCCGCCCCCGCGTCGGCGCCGACTACCGCCTCGTCCTCGACGACACCGTCACCGGCTCCGTCTACGTCCAGAACGCCGAACGCCACACCCACGGCGTCGGCACCCCCGACCTCGGCCTCGCCGCCTGGCGCAGCGCCGTCATCCTCAACACCGTCACCGGCAAGGAGCCCTACCCGCTGCCCCGCCGCACCGCCTTCACCACCTTCGGCCTGGACGCGCGAGAGGCGCCGAGCCTGCCGGCCCAGAGCCGGAAGCTGACGCCTCTCACGGAAACCGTGTGA
- a CDS encoding amino acid decarboxylase (identified by MetaGeneAnnotator; putative;~sequence version:1): protein MELPLVGQEGVAGGFGQGVEVLGVVGGEVFEAELGVLHGGEGLGAGEPVEAFGAGGAGAEQVEEDLGAGLARADDGDVAGGEQGVAVGEVVGGVEDGDVGGVGEGAQRFGDVGGGADAEDDVAGVGAAEGGGFAVGVELGEVDIEEAALGVPADGVDVVAEVESGEVFADPAAVGVVFGAVDVELLGEVEGEEAVLGAEVVEEGPGAGGVGEGDEVGEEGDLEGGAVDELAGVPVEGGALVVEGGGEGAGGAVGEGGEGEVERADADADEVVGAVGAVAGTAGEVGVVVRVLLALLVEPVVRVVPALLVELVVRVVLPVVPVIGGCCLPRG from the coding sequence GTGGAGCTGCCATTGGTGGGGCAGGAGGGTGTCGCGGGCGGGTTCGGGCAGGGCGTGGAAGTACTGGGTGTAGTCGGGGGTGAAGTGTTCGAGGCCGAGCTTGGAGTACTCCATGGGGGCGAAGGCCTCGGTGCGGGCGAGCCAGTGGAGGCGTTCGGCGCCGGCGGGGCGGGCGCGGAGCAGGTCGAGGAAGATCTCGGCGCCGGACTGGCCCGAGCCGATGACGGTGACGTGGCCGGCGGCGAGCAGGGTGTCGCGGTGGGCGAGGTAGTCGGCGGAGTGGAGGACGGGGACGTCGGGGGCGTCGGCGAGGGGGCGCAGCGGTTCGGGGACGTGGGGGGCGGTGCCGACGCCGAGGACGACGTTGCGGGTGTGGGCGCGGCCGAGGGCGGCGGCTTCGCCGTCGGTGTCGAGCTGGGTGAAGTCGACATCGAAGAGGCGGCGCTGGGGGTTCCAGCGGATGGCGTCGACGTGGTGGCCGAAGTGGAGTCCGGGGAGGTGTTCGCTGACCCAGCGGCAGTAGGCGTCGTATTCGGCGCGGTGGATGTGGAACTTCTCGGCGAAGTAGAAGGGGAAGAGGCGGTCCTTGGCGCGGAGGTAGTTGAGGAAGGTCCAGGGGCTGGCGGGGTCGGCGAGGGTGACGAGGTCGGCGAGGAAGGGGACTTGGAGGGTGGCGCCGTCGATGAGCTGGCCGGGGTGCCAGTGGAAGGCGGGGCGCTGGTCGTAGAAGGCGGTGGCGAGGGGGCCGGGGGTGCCGTGGGCGAGGGCGGCGAGGGAGAGGTTGAACGGGCCGATGCCGATGCCGACGAGGTCGTGGGGGCGGTCGGGGCGGTGGCGGGGACGGCCGGGGAGGTGGGGGTGGTGGTGCGGGTGTTGCTTGCGTTGCTGGTGGAGCCGGTGGTGCGGGTCGTGCCTGCGTTGCTGGTGGAGCTGGTGGTGCGGGTCGTGCTGCCGGTGGTGCCGGTCATCGGGGGGTGCTGCCTTCCACGAGGGTGA
- a CDS encoding amino acid decarboxylase (Glutamate decarboxylase and related PLP-dependent proteins [Aminoacid transport andmetabolism]; COG0076;~amino acid decarboxylase [Streptomyces cattleya NRRL 8057 = DSM46488];~catalytic residue [active];~identified by MetaGeneAnnotator; putative), translating to MNAPQPRPAPATRAIPTPTPPPPHPRRRQRPPLLPARHLAPRPPRPRGPPHPRGTLDPTAVHHALTDLAGQPVLVAATAGTTDAGLVDPLPGIADRCAAHTTPTGPVDFHVDAAYAGPLLFSATHRGLLAGLDRARTVTLDLHKLGWQPAAAGLLAVRDLADLAVLGHTADYLNADDDTDAGLPDLLGRSLRTTRRPDVLKTAVTLRALGRTGLGALVDTCMTLAQDLADLVEKSPHLELHARPTLTTVLFRPYDADAPTVAAIRRTLLTEGRAVLGRATADGRLWLKATLLNPHTTLDDLIQLITLVEGSTPR from the coding sequence GTGAACGCGCCGCAGCCGCGGCCCGCCCCGGCCACCCGAGCCATCCCCACTCCCACCCCACCCCCTCCGCACCCTCGTCGGCGCCAACGCCCACCACTCCTTCCAGCGCGCCACCTGGCTCCTCGGCCTCCCCGCCCCCGTGGTCCTCCCCACCCCCGCGGCACCCTCGACCCGACGGCCGTCCACCACGCCCTCACGGACCTCGCCGGGCAACCCGTCCTCGTCGCCGCCACCGCCGGCACCACGGACGCCGGCCTCGTCGACCCGCTCCCCGGGATCGCCGACCGCTGCGCCGCCCACACCACCCCCACCGGCCCCGTCGACTTCCACGTCGACGCCGCGTACGCCGGCCCGCTCCTGTTCAGCGCCACCCACCGCGGCCTCCTCGCGGGCCTGGACCGCGCCCGTACGGTCACCCTCGACCTGCACAAACTCGGCTGGCAGCCGGCAGCCGCCGGACTCCTCGCGGTCCGCGACCTCGCCGACCTCGCCGTCCTCGGCCACACCGCCGACTACCTGAACGCGGACGACGACACCGACGCCGGCCTCCCCGACCTCCTCGGCCGCTCCCTGCGCACCACCCGGCGGCCCGACGTCCTCAAGACCGCCGTCACCCTGCGCGCCCTCGGCCGCACCGGCCTCGGCGCGCTCGTCGACACCTGCATGACCCTCGCCCAGGACCTCGCCGACCTGGTCGAGAAATCCCCCCACCTGGAGCTCCACGCCCGCCCCACCCTCACCACGGTGCTGTTCCGGCCCTACGACGCCGACGCCCCCACCGTCGCCGCGATCCGCCGCACCCTCCTCACCGAAGGGCGTGCCGTCCTCGGCCGGGCCACCGCCGACGGCCGGCTCTGGCTCAAGGCGACGCTCCTCAACCCCCACACCACCCTCGACGACCTCATCCAGCTCATCACCCTCGTGGAAGGCAGCACCCCCCGATGA
- a CDS encoding BAU82479.1 (identified by MetaGeneAnnotator; putative) produces the protein MARVAGAGRGCGAFTGEEQRELVRLRTARGDQRVRVGRVRVDLRGQRAGDERFEGGGRRGLVPGVQGRVERRRGEIRRRGEGERRGVQVGGAQGVGGVGGAGREGVDEGTEGFLGARAVVGEDGSEGLGDMAGDGGGAAGGEGAGAGGGAGAEGGEEVREERAEGVCAGGASGEGCGTHGRQGAGVFERCAGVWGSVTRTRYLVGREGCGVLGCGPAEVGGGLRGGRGGGRCRGPLSAGGERGDGWTGGAGSAPSPPLRRGP, from the coding sequence ATGGCTCGGGTGGCCGGGGCGGGCCGCGGCTGCGGCGCGTTCACGGGCGAGGAGCAGCGCGAGCTGGTTCGACTCCGTACCGCCCGTGGTGACCAGCGCGTCCGGGTCGGGCGCGTCCGGGTGGACCTCCGCGGCCAGCGCGCGGGTGACGAGCGCTTCGAGGGTGGAGGCCGCCGGGGCCTGGTCCCAGGAGTCCAGGGACGGGTTGAGCGCCGACGCGGCGAGATCCGCCGCCGCGGCGAGGGCGAGCGGCGGGGTGTGCAAGTGGGCGGCGCACAAGGGGTGGGCGGGGTCGGCGGCGCCGGCCGCGAGGGTGTGGACGAGGGTACGGAGGGCTTCCTCGGCGCCCGTGCCGTGGTCGGGGAGGACGGGTCCGAGGGTCTCGGTGACATGGCGGGTGACGGCGGCGGGGCCGCCGGCGGGGAGGGGGCCGGGGCGGGCGGTGGCGCCGGTGCGGAGGGCGGCGAGGAGGTGAGGGAGGAGCGCGCGGAGGGCGTCTGCGCCGGAGGCGCCTCCGGCGAGGGGTGCGGCACACATGGACGACAGGGTGCCGGGGTTTTCGAGAGGTGTGCGGGGGTTTGGGGGAGCGTGACCCGAACGAGGTACCTGGTGGGGCGCGAGGGGTGCGGGGTGCTCGGGTGCGGGCCGGCTGAGGTGGGTGGTGGGTTGCGCGGGGGCCGGGGAGGGGGTCGCTGTCGTGGGCCGCTCTCCGCCGGTGGGGAAAGAGGAGACGGGTGGACGGGAGGGGCGGGATCCGCCCCCTCCCCCCCTCTCAGGCGCGGGCCTTGA
- a CDS encoding aminopeptidase (Peptidase M1 family containing Aminopeptidase N; cd09602;~Zn binding site [ion binding];~aminopeptidase N, Streptomyces lividans type; TIGR02412;~aminopeptidase [Streptomyces hygroscopicus subsp. jinggangensis TL01];~identified by MetaGeneAnnotator; putative) codes for MSVLTRDEAQTRAQLLDVHHYTVDLDLTTGDETFESTSTIRFTARAAGDTFVELKPETLHSAVLDGTPLDVTPLDGNRLPLTLTEGEHTLSIATTMRYSHTGEGMHRFTDPTDGESYAFTQLFMEDVQRVFAAFDQPDLKAVFEVSANAPAGWTVLSNARTEQGSDGRWQAAPTPPLSTYFVCVAAGPWHSVRTEHAGLPFGIHCRRSLAPYLDADADEILDVTRACFDRFHEKFDEPYPFDSYDTAFVPEFNAGAMENPGLVTFRDEYVFRSAVTDTERMTRAVIIAHEMAHMWFGDLVTLRWWDDIWLNESFAEYMGYQTVNEACSDRFSDTWIDFGIARKAWGYEADQRPSTHPVAPDPDAVPDTASALLNFDGISYAKGASALRQLVAWMGERDFLAGINIHFKRHKFGNATLADFIDNLAAATERDVHAWAEQWLRTTGVDTLTPRLEGEGRTWRLTIDRDGSRPHRLAVGIYDRDAAGGLVLRDRPQVDVPQSAPLELTGPRPALVVLNDGDLTYAKMRFDDASLETALRSLSKIPDALTRALVWNALRDMVRDGELAPAEYLAVAAAHLADETELAVVQGVLAFARTQIADRYVSEADRPAALATLTAITRDLLRRTEDGDAPGLRLAAVRTLVDSATTPDKIASWLDEGTVHGGPELDPELRWRILARLAVLGATDETAIAAELERDPSATGQEGAARCRAALPTAEAKAAAWTAMFKTDDLSNYLFTATALGFWQPEQADLVREYTTRFYPAALALADRRGPAMAEAAGRHAFPAYAIDAESLALGERHLAEDTMTPALRRKLVDQLDDLHRALKARA; via the coding sequence ATGTCCGTACTGACGCGCGACGAAGCGCAGACCCGTGCCCAGCTCCTCGACGTCCACCACTACACCGTGGACCTCGACCTCACCACCGGCGACGAGACCTTCGAGTCCACCAGTACCATCCGCTTCACCGCCCGCGCCGCCGGGGACACCTTCGTCGAGCTCAAGCCCGAGACGCTCCACAGCGCCGTCCTCGACGGCACGCCGCTCGACGTCACCCCCCTCGACGGCAACCGGCTCCCCCTCACCCTCACCGAGGGCGAGCACACCCTGAGCATCGCCACCACCATGCGCTACTCGCACACCGGCGAAGGCATGCACCGCTTCACCGACCCCACCGACGGCGAGTCGTACGCGTTCACCCAGCTGTTCATGGAAGACGTCCAGCGCGTCTTCGCCGCCTTCGACCAGCCCGACCTCAAGGCCGTCTTCGAGGTCTCCGCCAACGCCCCCGCCGGCTGGACCGTCCTGTCCAACGCCCGCACCGAACAGGGGTCCGACGGCCGCTGGCAGGCCGCCCCCACCCCGCCGCTCTCCACCTACTTCGTCTGCGTCGCCGCCGGCCCCTGGCACTCCGTCCGCACCGAACACGCCGGCCTGCCCTTCGGTATCCACTGCCGCCGCTCGCTCGCGCCCTACCTCGACGCCGACGCCGACGAGATCCTCGACGTCACCCGTGCCTGCTTCGACCGCTTCCACGAGAAGTTCGACGAGCCGTACCCCTTCGACTCGTACGACACGGCCTTCGTCCCCGAGTTCAACGCCGGCGCCATGGAGAACCCCGGCCTCGTCACCTTCCGCGACGAGTACGTCTTCCGCTCCGCCGTCACCGACACCGAACGCATGACCCGCGCCGTGATCATCGCCCACGAGATGGCCCACATGTGGTTCGGCGACCTCGTCACCCTCCGCTGGTGGGACGACATCTGGCTGAACGAGTCCTTCGCCGAGTACATGGGCTACCAGACCGTCAACGAAGCCTGCTCCGACCGCTTCTCCGACACCTGGATCGACTTCGGCATCGCACGCAAGGCCTGGGGCTACGAGGCCGACCAGCGGCCCTCCACCCACCCCGTCGCCCCCGACCCGGACGCCGTCCCCGACACCGCCTCCGCCCTCCTCAACTTCGACGGCATCTCCTACGCCAAGGGCGCCTCCGCGCTGCGTCAACTCGTCGCCTGGATGGGGGAGAGGGACTTCCTCGCCGGCATCAACATCCACTTCAAGCGTCACAAGTTCGGCAACGCCACCCTCGCCGACTTCATCGACAACCTCGCCGCCGCCACCGAACGCGACGTCCACGCCTGGGCCGAGCAGTGGCTGCGCACCACCGGCGTCGACACCCTCACCCCCCGCCTCGAGGGCGAAGGCCGCACCTGGCGGCTCACCATCGACCGCGACGGCAGCCGCCCGCACCGCCTCGCCGTCGGCATCTACGACCGCGACGCCGCCGGCGGCCTCGTCCTGCGCGACCGCCCCCAGGTGGACGTCCCGCAGAGCGCCCCCCTCGAACTCACCGGCCCGCGCCCGGCCCTCGTCGTCCTCAACGACGGCGACCTCACCTACGCCAAGATGCGCTTCGACGACGCCTCCCTGGAGACCGCGCTCCGCTCCCTCTCCAAGATCCCCGACGCGCTCACCCGCGCCCTCGTCTGGAACGCGCTGCGCGACATGGTCCGCGACGGCGAGCTCGCCCCGGCCGAATACCTGGCCGTCGCCGCCGCCCACCTCGCCGACGAGACCGAACTTGCCGTCGTCCAGGGCGTCCTGGCCTTCGCCCGCACCCAGATCGCCGACCGGTACGTCTCCGAGGCCGACCGCCCCGCCGCCCTCGCCACCCTCACCGCGATCACCCGCGACCTGCTGCGCCGCACCGAGGACGGCGACGCGCCCGGCCTGCGCCTGGCCGCCGTCCGCACCCTCGTCGACAGCGCCACCACCCCCGACAAGATCGCCTCCTGGCTCGACGAGGGCACCGTCCACGGCGGCCCCGAACTCGACCCCGAACTGCGCTGGCGCATCCTCGCCCGCCTCGCCGTCCTCGGCGCCACCGACGAGACGGCCATCGCCGCCGAACTGGAACGCGACCCGAGCGCCACCGGCCAGGAAGGCGCCGCCCGCTGCCGCGCCGCCCTCCCGACCGCCGAGGCCAAGGCGGCGGCCTGGACCGCCATGTTCAAGACGGACGACCTGTCCAACTACCTGTTCACCGCCACCGCCCTCGGCTTCTGGCAGCCCGAACAGGCCGATCTCGTACGGGAGTACACGACCCGCTTCTACCCCGCGGCCCTCGCCCTCGCCGACCGCCGCGGCCCCGCCATGGCCGAAGCCGCCGGCCGCCACGCCTTCCCGGCCTACGCGATCGACGCGGAGTCCCTCGCCCTCGGCGAACGCCACCTCGCCGAAGACACCATGACCCCGGCCCTCCGCCGCAAGCTCGTCGACCAACTCGACGACCTCCACCGCGCCCTCAAGGCCCGCGCCTGA
- a CDS encoding cyclase/dehydrase (identified by MetaGeneAnnotator; putative;~sequence version:1) → MTATPVTTPARRPRLRRRRRLPTALAALVALLALYTAWTNTRPLTLSATVDIDATPEEVWHVLTDFSAYDDWNPFMVSAEGTAEPGAVLHLVMRDKTGDMAFDPTVRAAEPGRELRWLGRVGPGWIFDGEHRFLIEPLANGRVRLTQSERFTGVAVPFFQSMLHTATLPQFEAMNRALAARTAALRAP, encoded by the coding sequence ATGACCGCCACCCCTGTCACCACCCCCGCCCGCCGGCCCCGCTTACGCCGCCGGCGGCGCCTGCCCACGGCCCTCGCGGCCCTCGTCGCCCTGCTGGCGCTCTACACGGCCTGGACCAACACCCGCCCCCTCACCCTGAGCGCCACCGTGGACATCGACGCCACCCCCGAGGAGGTCTGGCACGTCCTCACCGACTTCTCCGCCTACGACGACTGGAATCCGTTCATGGTCTCCGCCGAGGGCACCGCCGAACCCGGCGCCGTCCTGCACCTGGTGATGCGTGACAAGACCGGGGACATGGCGTTCGACCCCACCGTGCGGGCGGCCGAGCCGGGACGGGAACTGCGCTGGCTGGGACGCGTCGGCCCCGGCTGGATCTTCGACGGCGAACACCGCTTCCTGATCGAGCCGTTGGCGAACGGCCGGGTCAGACTGACCCAGAGCGAACGATTCACCGGCGTGGCGGTCCCGTTCTTCCAGAGCATGCTGCACACCGCCACCCTCCCGCAGTTCGAGGCGATGAACCGGGCACTGGCCGCCCGTACGGCCGCCCTACGCGCCCCCTGA
- a CDS encoding L-asparaginase (L-asparaginase [Streptomyces venezuelae ATCC10712];~Type II (periplasmic) bacterial L-asparaginase; cd08964;~homodimer interface [polypeptide binding];~homotetramer interface [polypeptide binding];~identified by MetaGeneAnnotator; putative): MADDTAPQQAGTPAGTPRRVTVLTLGGTISARGGGADARLTGREVLDTPGITPAGVQVDLHDFRRVPSSSLTFEDLTALADEVRRAVAAGSGVVVVQGTDTLEETAFLLDLLCTTERPIAVTGAMRRPDLPGADGPANLAAALAVAADPGCQGLGVLVVLADEIHAARHATKAHTTSVATFASPGAGPLGGVVEGVPRILLRPTVPTRMCGLNLDPALRIALLTLSLGDTGELLDAVAEHPERYDGLVVAAFGAGHVPARLVEPLAALTARMPVVLASRTGAGTTLSHTYRGPGSEADLLHRGLIPAGPLAPAKARLLLHALLSSGARGPAGYDRPASPRASPTSTARASPDPPPGASFPRRPPGHFRYGRCVTTPGGPTVHLRNERSETWGVGMAERGRPRDTAADERILRAAQAQLMEHGYAGFAVDKVAEQAGVAKTTLYRRWPTKDHLAVAVVAHMQDDVPVTDTGDVRADLVAYAGRIADGLHHMRRAGGHGAADEHSVCVVAELIAAAARHPDIGVRVRAVFARRNTLVLDLIDRARLRGALRPATDPVVLFDQLAGALYYRLLITGLPVDGPYIERLVDSALHGALPPQENR; this comes from the coding sequence ATGGCCGACGACACAGCACCCCAGCAAGCCGGCACCCCCGCCGGCACTCCCCGCCGCGTCACCGTCCTCACCCTCGGCGGCACCATCTCCGCCCGCGGCGGCGGCGCCGACGCCCGCCTCACCGGCCGGGAAGTCCTCGACACCCCCGGCATCACCCCGGCCGGCGTCCAGGTCGACCTCCACGACTTCCGCCGCGTGCCCAGCTCCTCCCTCACCTTCGAGGACCTGACCGCCCTCGCCGACGAGGTCCGCCGGGCCGTCGCCGCCGGATCCGGCGTGGTCGTCGTCCAGGGCACCGACACCCTGGAGGAGACCGCCTTCCTCCTCGACCTGCTGTGCACCACCGAACGGCCCATCGCCGTCACCGGCGCCATGCGCCGCCCGGACCTGCCCGGCGCCGACGGCCCCGCCAACCTCGCCGCCGCCCTCGCCGTCGCCGCCGACCCGGGCTGCCAGGGACTCGGCGTCCTCGTCGTCCTCGCCGACGAGATCCACGCCGCCCGGCACGCCACCAAGGCGCACACCACCTCCGTCGCCACCTTCGCCTCACCCGGCGCCGGCCCCCTCGGCGGCGTCGTCGAAGGCGTCCCGCGGATCCTGCTCCGGCCCACCGTGCCCACCCGCATGTGCGGCCTGAACCTCGACCCCGCCCTCCGGATCGCCCTGCTCACCCTCTCCCTCGGCGACACCGGCGAACTCCTCGACGCCGTCGCCGAACACCCCGAGCGTTACGACGGCCTGGTCGTCGCCGCCTTCGGCGCCGGCCACGTACCCGCCCGGCTCGTCGAACCGCTCGCCGCGCTGACGGCCCGTATGCCCGTCGTCCTCGCCTCCCGTACGGGCGCCGGCACGACCCTCTCGCACACCTACCGCGGCCCCGGCTCCGAAGCCGACCTGTTGCACCGCGGCCTCATCCCGGCCGGCCCGCTCGCCCCCGCCAAGGCCCGCCTGCTGCTGCACGCCCTGCTCTCCAGCGGCGCCCGCGGCCCCGCCGGCTACGACCGCCCCGCATCACCGCGGGCTTCGCCCACCTCGACGGCGCGGGCCTCGCCTGACCCTCCGCCAGGCGCGTCCTTCCCCCGCCGGCCGCCGGGCCATTTCCGCTACGGCCGTTGCGTAACCACCCCGGGAGGGCCTACGGTTCATTTACGCAACGAGCGTAGCGAAACCTGGGGTGTGGGCATGGCGGAACGAGGAAGGCCGCGGGACACCGCGGCGGACGAGCGGATCCTGCGGGCGGCACAAGCCCAGCTCATGGAACACGGCTACGCGGGCTTCGCCGTCGACAAGGTCGCCGAACAGGCCGGAGTGGCCAAGACCACGCTCTACCGGCGCTGGCCGACCAAGGACCACCTCGCGGTCGCGGTCGTCGCCCACATGCAGGACGACGTGCCCGTCACGGACACCGGCGACGTACGCGCGGATCTCGTCGCCTACGCGGGGCGGATCGCCGACGGCCTCCACCACATGCGGCGCGCCGGAGGCCACGGCGCGGCGGACGAGCACTCGGTCTGCGTGGTCGCCGAACTGATCGCCGCGGCCGCCCGCCACCCCGACATCGGCGTACGCGTACGCGCCGTCTTCGCCCGCCGCAACACCCTTGTCCTCGACCTGATCGACCGCGCCCGCCTGCGCGGGGCCCTCCGCCCCGCCACCGACCCCGTCGTGCTCTTCGACCAGCTGGCCGGCGCGCTCTACTACCGGCTCCTCATCACCGGCCTGCCCGTCGACGGCCCCTACATCGAACGCCTCGTCGACTCCGCCCTCCACGGCGCCCTTCCCCCTCAGGAGAACCGATGA